A genomic region of Mus caroli unplaced genomic scaffold, CAROLI_EIJ_v1.1 scaffold_20002_1, whole genome shotgun sequence contains the following coding sequences:
- the LOC110289077 gene encoding olfactory receptor 5A1-like, whose translation MMPSTSVLGDGNHTSVAMFVLLGLFDQAELQLILFPVFLGTYLITLTWNLGLIILIRMDSHLQTPMYFFLSFLSFIDICYSSSITPRXLSDFLKXEKTISFIACATQXFVXAWMGASECCLLAAMAYDRYVAIGSPLQYSAIMAPSLCWRMVAGVYGSGFLSSFVQTVACFNLYYCGPNVIRHFFCDIPQIIPLSCSDPFISQLVLFLAAVFVGFGSFLVILLSYVFIAVSILKVASFKGRFKAFKTCGSHLATVTLFYGTGLSVYMHHSSQHSTKPDKVLSVVYTILVPMVNPLIYSLRNTEIKEALKRVLKKAAHLPEKA comes from the coding sequence ATGATGCCAAGCACATCTGTGTTGGGAGATGGAAACCACACCTCTGTGGCCATGTTTGTCCTCCTGGGGCTCTTTGACCAAGCTGAGCTGCAGCTCATCCTTTTTCCTGTCTTCCTGGGGACCTACCTCATTACTCTGACTTGGAACCTGGGCCTTATCATCCTCATCAGAATGGACTCTCACCTACAaacacccatgtacttttttctcagtTTCCTGTCATTTATAGATATATGCTATTCTTCTTCTATCACNCCAAGGANGCTTTCAGACTTCTTAAAANCAGAGAAAACAATTTCCTTCATTGCTTGTGCCACTCAGNATTTTGTTNTGGCNTGGATGGGTGCATCTGAGTGCTGCTTGCTCGCTGCCATGGCCTATGACAGGTATGTGGCCATTGGTAGCCCTCTGCAGTACTCAGCCATCATGGCTCCCAGTCTTTGCTGGAGGATGGTTGCTGGTGTCTATGGGAGTGGATTCTTGAGTAGCTTTGTTCAAACAGTTGCTTGTTTTAATCTCTACTATTGTGGGCCAAATGTCATTCGTCATTTCTTCTGTGACATTCCTCAGATCATTCCCTTGTCTTGCTCTGATCCCTTCATCAGCCAGCTGGTTCTTTTCCTGGCAGCTGTTTTTGTTGGGTTTGGTTCTTTCCTTGTTATTCTCTTATCCTATGTATTCATTGCAGTTTCCATCCTGAAAGTGGCCTCATTCAAAGGCCGGTTCAAAGCATTCAAGACATGTGGCTCCCACCTGGCAACAGTGACTCTCTTCTATGGAACCGGCCTCTCTGTGTACATGCACCACAGCTCTCAGCACTCCACAAAGCCAGACAAGGTGCTGTCTGTGGTCTACACCATCCTCGTCCCCATGGTAAACCCTCTGATCTACAGTCTGAGGAACACAGAGATCAAGGAGGCCCTCAAGAGAGTGCTGAAGAAGGCAGCACATTTACCTGAGAAAGCATAG